Proteins encoded by one window of Aspergillus puulaauensis MK2 DNA, chromosome 4, nearly complete sequence:
- a CDS encoding uncharacterized protein (COG:S;~EggNog:ENOG410PR4I;~antiSMASH:Cluster_4.4), translated as MASEVDLNGLDLPEFGFLPFDLYVMAKWNQASPLSTIQQKKQLVEEWIKLGKYGRREYLGSIPPPGEIPSNVPKDLLSPKERAHNGQIERTLFIRTWYGDASDPASQEKSDEDYAHLVEVISSEYGEMGLMMDEFFIFDQKEELSWSSFLSTQSSDVEFSDGVAIPRPGCIPSYVLAALMHCPDQIGGNQIENFHDLVSAEEVEGWQMLLVLVADREACEEGWVLHLAINHKGQVLPFRIRDGADWVSASYGNWNDGQQLTENTQNPEEDTEKYMDHGGGGSGWD; from the exons ATGGCATCAGAAGTCGACCTCAACGGCCTCGACCTCCCCGAATTTGGCTTCCTCCCTTTCGACCTTTATGTCATG GCAAAATGGAACCAGGCCTCCCCCCTCTCCACCAtacaacaaaagaaacagcTCGTCGAAGAGTGGATTAAACTAGGCAAATACGGACGAAGA GAATATCTTGGCTCAATTCCTCCACCAGGAGAAATCCCCAGCAACGTCCCTAAAGACCTCCTAAGTCCCAAAGAACGCGCCCACAACGGGCAGATCGAGCGCACGCTCTTTATCCGGACATGGTACGGGGACGCTAGTGATCCAGCGAGCCAGGAGAAATCGGATGAGGATTATGCGCATTTGGTTGAGGTCATTTCGTCCGAATACGGCGAGATGGGACTTATGATGGATgaattctttatttttgaTCAGAAGGAGGAGCTATCGTggtcttcctttctttctacTCAGAGCAGCGATGTCGAGTTTTCCGACGGGGTCGCGATTCCCAGACCGGGATGTATTCCCTCGTATGTTCTGGCCGCGCTGATGCACTGTCCTGACCAGATCGGGGGGAATCAAATTGAGAATTTTCATGACCTCGTTTCTgctgaggaagttgagggctGGCAGATGCTCCTTGTGCTTGTTGCGGATCGCGAGGCGTGTGAAGAGGGGTGGGTGCTGCATCTCGCGATCAATCACAAGGGGCAGGTTCTTCCTTTCCGGATCAGGGACGGGGCGGACTGGGTTTCAGCGAGTTATGGGAATTGGAATGATGGGCAGCAATTGACAGAGAATACGCAGAACCCTGAGGAGGACACGGAGAAGTATATGGACCatgggggtggtgggagtggATGGGATTGA